In Hemiscyllium ocellatum isolate sHemOce1 chromosome 2, sHemOce1.pat.X.cur, whole genome shotgun sequence, a single window of DNA contains:
- the LOC132825977 gene encoding relaxin-3-like has protein sequence MKCLVCVLIINLLLTSFPVSGIKLCGRELIRAIVYTCGSSRWMRLLDDQNDPFQISADKDYSKEMDSMRNLQRIFGSDRNQETEPSYADQVFDKDNNQYDQAPGDFREYIRQIDGGSNKDHAFASTLVQYQPWARFIRKKREASKEMQAKCCTEGCTNQEISTFC, from the exons ATGAAGTGCCTGGTGTGTGTTCTGATCATCAACCTGTTGCTGACCTCCTTTCCCGTTTCTGGAATCAAGCTGTGCGGCCGCGAGTTAATCCGAGCGATCGTTTATACCTGTGGGTCTTCTCGCTGGATGAGGCTTCTGGATGACCAGAACG ATCCTTTCCAGATCTCAGCTGATAAAGATTACTCCAAGGAGATGGACAGCATGAGAAATCTTCAAAGAATCTTTGGCAGCGACAGAAACCAGGAAACCGAGCCATCTTATGCTGATCAAGTGTTTGACAAGGACAACAACCAGTATGATCAGGCACCAGGGGATTTCCGTGAGTACATTCGCCAGATTGATGGAGGCAGCAATAAAGACCACGCTTTTGCATCAACACTGGTGCAGTATCAACCGTGGGCCAGATTCATCAGGAAGAAAAGGGAAGCATCAAAAGAAATGCAAGCCAAATGCTGCACTGAAGGCTGCACCAATCAAGAGATCAGCACATTCTGCTGA